In the Drosophila biarmipes strain raj3 chromosome X, RU_DBia_V1.1, whole genome shotgun sequence genome, one interval contains:
- the LOC108021989 gene encoding uncharacterized protein LOC108021989 → MQTSKFSQVLSNSLHLIGMGVVVGVAVCGLSALRMPKALNRIGQLFKSAFGDLGARRFYSGGFQERMSPREASQILGTSLSAPWRRMRETHRRVILANHPDRNGSPYLTAKINEAKHVLLDRKNRSR, encoded by the exons ATGCAAACTAGTAAATTCTCGCAAGTCCTTAGTAACTCGTTGCATTTGATAGGAATGGGCGTGgtagtgggcgtggcagtttGCGGACTTTCCGCCCTCAGAATGCCCAAGGCATTGAACAGGATTGGTCAGCTTTTCAAATCAGCCTTTGGAGACCTTGGCGCCAGACGCTTTTACAGCGGCGGCTTTCAG GAGCGGATGTCGCCCCGCGAAGCATCTCAAATCCTGGGCACTAGTCTGAGTGCTCCTTGGAGACGAATGAGGGAGACTCATCGTCGGGTTATCCTGGCCAATCATCCGGATCGCAATGGCTCACCATACTTGACTGCCAAAATCAACGAGGCCAAGCATGTGCTTTTAGACCGGAAAAATCGGTCCAGATAA